The following nucleotide sequence is from Gammaproteobacteria bacterium.
TGTCGCTTGGAATGTTTAAATTGGGCGAGTCACACGGTGTTCAAAACGAGGTGCTTGCTCATATCGATAGTCATCTTATGGAATTAGAAGTAGACGACAATATTCAACTTGCATCATTGAATAATGTATTACAAGAGCATGGATTGTCAGCCAATGAAAATATTGGCTATGTTAGGCACGTATCGAATTGTCCTATTGATGGAAAGATGGTTCCTCACTTAGTGGTAGCGGATGATCAAGGTAAGGCCGTTACAGTAATGTATATTCCTTGGGAAGACTCAACTAAACGCAGCCCATTTAAGAATGATCGATTCAATGGAATTCTAGTGGGAGCGCAGAAAGGTAGTTTCGTTATCGTTTCTGAAGACCCAAACTCATTGCAGCCGATGGAAGATCGTGTAATGAATGCTATGGAAGTTAAAATATAATATTAATACGAGTACGAGCAAGCGTTTAAGCTTGCTCATATGTGTATATAAGGCTAACACGAGTTTTACATTCGCTCAGCTTATGCTTTGATAGTACTCCATTAGAATTTTGGCTACTTCGGGCCGTGCAAATTCTTTAGGTAAATCTTCGCCTGCTGCAAGCATGCCGCGTACCTTGGTTCCAGAAAGTAATACAAAGTCATCTTTTTCGTGATCTGGTGCATCGCGCATCATCACAACTTTATTCAATTTCTTAGAGTAGGCTGTGTGATCCGCACGGAAAATCTTAATATCTAAGGCATCATCAGGCACTTCATCATCAAAGATGGTTTGCGCGTCAAATGCACCATAATAATCTCCAACACCTGCATGATCACGGCCAATAATAAAATGTGTGCAGCCACAATTTTGTCTGAACACTGCGTGCAATACGCCTTCGCGTGGACCGGCATATAACATGTCAAATCCATACCCGGTTACCATCACGCTGTTAGGTGGAAAATACACTTCGACCATTTTGCGAATCGCTGCATCACGCACAGGGGCAGGGATGTCACCTTCTTTTAATTTTCCAAGTAACATGTGAATTAAAACGCCGTCAGCATTAACGGATTCTTGTGCCATTTTGCATAGTTCTTCATGTGCACGGTGCATAGGGTTGCGTGTTTGGAAACCAACAACCGTATTCCAACCGCGTTCTTCTATTTCATCACGAATTTCGCCAGCAGTTTTAAAAGTGCCTTTGAATTCTTCACTAAAGTAACTGTAGTTTAGAACTTGAATGGGACCAGAAAGAACGGTTTTGCCTAAAGACATAAAAGTTGCAGCACCTATGTGGTCTGGATCAGTGGTGCGGTAGACTTTTTCCGTAATATTCGCAACTTGTGCATCGCTTAATTCTTCAATGGATTCGATATCTTGTATTGCAAGTACTGGATTGCCTTCAACATTTGGGTCACGTAATGCAATTCTTTTGGCATCGCCGATTACACTTGCGTGTTGAACTAGATTAAGTACCGGAGTAGGCCAAAACAAACCGCTGCTGGTTTGCATTTTGTCGGCAACAGAAACGGCATCTGCTGCTGTCATAAACCCTGTTAAAGGAGTGAAGTAACCAGCGCCTAACATAACTGCATTAGCAGCGGCAGCGGAGCTCACTATAATGGACGGTAAGCCCTCAGCTTCTTTTTCTAATTGTTTGCGAGTGGCTTCATCTTTAACAAATAAAGGCGTTAACGTGTCCGATCCATGCGGCTTAATCATTATTCTCTCCCAAGATAATCTAAATGATAAGTGAATTAAAATATCTGCGCGAAGGCGCGCATATTATTATGCAATTGGTAAATTACAGTATGAAATCTTAGTACTAGCTAGTTGATTCTCTTAATAGTCCTATTAGCTGTCCTATATTTTCTTTTCGTTAGTATCCATTGATTTATGCAAATTAGTTGAAATATTCAACTAAAAGGTCAATTTAATAGCACTCCTATAGCAATTTTGTATACTTTTTCAGGTCTATTTCTCAATTTTAGTCTCTATCTTATGCGATTATTTGTCCATTAATTATGAATGGGCAAAGTGACATGGATGATAACTTTGATACTGTGATTCACGAAGTTGTAGAAGAATTTGAAAAAATTTCTACAACCGAAGATATGCGCACCGGAATTGATCGTCGATACCAAAAAGCAAAGGATTTCCCTCTAAAAGACAAAAATGGAAACGTCATTGCAAAAGACCGACGCTCACAGGAAGATAGACGTAACCTAGAAATCGATATCGACGATATATCTGAATACACCCAGCAAACTCATTAAGTCGCCAGAAGCTATTCTGCAGCAATAAGTTGGCTCCAGTATCAGTTAACCTGCGGCCTGTAGACCGGTACAGCGCAATGCTCATCTTCATCAGATAAGACTCCAGTGATGCCAACTGAGCCTATCTTCTGATTATTACTATCTCTAACGACTACTCCATCAGATACGGGCAACAACTTTTATCTGCAATATTGATCTGTGCATTTAAGAACATGGGCTTTCTTCACTCATATTTCTAAATTACGCGAAGACATTCCAAGACCAATAGCTCCTCATGCCTTTGCCTTAACGATTTGCGGAAGCATAAAACTTGCTACATTTGTTCTGGAGAGTGCTTTTAGATGACCACTTGTATCGAGTATAACGATAGTAAATGGAGTCAAATAACGCTTTTTACTTCTTGTATATGCAATTTCAATGTCCGTATTCGCGTGTTCCAGAGCAATTTCAGACAGGTTTTTTTACCTTAGTAATTAGATATGTAATTCTGAGCTGTATATTAGAGTTAGGCATTTACTCTGCATCTTAGTAAAATGGTCAGAATAATAAAACCGATAATAAGAAAATAAATAACTAACTATGACCAATGATTCTTCCATTATAATTATTTCAGCATGATATTTTCTGGCAACGCTATAAAGGTTGACTATATTCAAGACTCGATTGCGAATCTAGTATTCGATCTTGAGGGCGAGAGTATTAATAAGCTCAGTAAAACTGTTGTCGAACAGTTGGGTGATGCTGTTAGTGTAATTGAAGACAATGAGAACATTAGCGCATTAATTATTTCGAGTAATAAAGATGTATTTATTGTTGGCGCTGACGTAACCGAGTTTCTTGGTTTTTTTAAATTAACTGAAAAAGAATTTGTTCAGTGGATAGAGGCTACTCAAGCTTTATTTAATCGCATAGAAGACTTGCCAATTCCAACGGTCACGGCCATTAATGGCTATGCATTGGGTGGAGGTTGTGAGTTAGCGTTGACTACGGATTATCGCGTTATGGCTTACAGTGCGCGTATTGGTCTGCCTGAAGTTAAATTAGGCATCTTCCCAGGCTGGGGTGGCAGTGTGCGTTTGCCTAGACTGATTGGTGCGGATAATGCATTGGATTGGATCTGCACGGGTGACCAGAAGAAAGCGCAAGAAGCGTTTAAGTGTCACGCAGTGGATTCAATTGTTGATGTCGATCAACTTCAAAGCGCTGCGATGCATATAGTTCAACAGTGTTTAGATGGCAAGCTTGACTACCAAAAGCGCAAACAGGAAAAACGCCAACCCCTACAGCTGAGTCAATTAGAAAGTATTATGGCATTTGAATCCGCGAAAGCTGTGGTTGCTGCAAAAGCCGGTCGCCATTTCCCCGCGCCATTAGCTGCAATAGAGACCGTACAGCATCATGCGACGATGTTACGTGACGAAGCGATGCAGGTTGAAGCGCATGGATTTGTCAAAATGGCAAAAACTAAGGTTGCGCGCAATTTAGTAGGGCTGTTTTTAAATGATCAGCGCATTAAGAAAGTTAGTCGAGGCTATAGCAAACAGGCGCATGCTGTTAAGCAAGCAGCAGTCTTAGGTGCAGGAATAATGGGTGGAGGTATCGCATATCAATCTGCTTGCAAAGATATTCCTATAGTCATGAAAGATATCAAGCAAGAGGCGCTTGAGCTGGGTAAGTCTGAGGCAGGTGGATTGCTTTTAAAGCAAGTTAAGCGCGGCAAAATTAAGCCTGAAGAAGTGACAGACACTTTAGCAAAAATCGACACAACCTTAAGCTATGGTGATTTTGCAAATGTAGATTTGGTGGTTGAAGCTGTTATAGAAAATAAAAACATCAAATCTTCGGTGTTAGTAGAGGTGGAGCAACAAGTTAAATCCGACTGCATACTAACTTCCAACACATCGACCATTTCAATTACAGAGCTAGCATTATCTTTGCAGCGGCCTGAACAATTTTGCGGTATGCACTTTTTTAACCCGGTTTATCGTATGCCATTGGTAGAGGTGATTCGAGGAGAGAAATCAAGTGAAGCAGCGATTGCAACTACGGTTGCTTATGCAGAAGCGATGGGTAAAACACCTATCGTTGTAAATGATTGTGCAGGTTTTTTGGTGAATCGCGTGTTATTCCCATACTTTGCTGGTTTTGATGCGCTGGTTCGAGATGGCATAGATATTCAGCGGATTGATAAAATAATGGAAAACTTTGGTTGGCCAATGGGTCCAGCGTATTTATTAGATGTTGTTGGTATAGATACTGCGCATCATGCATCGGAAGTGATGGCAGAAGCTTACCCAGATCGTATGAGCAAAGAGTTTAAATCAGCGACCGATGCTTTATATGAAACCGAGCGTTACGGTCAAAAGAATAATGTTGGTTTTTATAAGTATGAGTTAGATAAACGCGGTAAGCAGAAAAAAATAGCAGATGAAAATGCTGTCAGGATTATTGAAACCGTGCGTGTTAATTCGCTTGATGTTTCTGATGAAGAAATTGTCGATCGTATGATGATACCCATGTGTATGGAAACCGTGCGTTGTGTAGAAGAGGGCGTTGTAGATCATCCGCTCGATGCGGATATGGGTTTGATTCTAGGTATTGCTTTCCCAACTTTCCGCGGTGGTGCTTTACGCTATATTGAAGAGATGGGTGTGCAAGAGTTTTGTGAGCGCGCAGGGAAGTATTCACATATTAGTCCTATTTACGCACCTACTAAAGGCTTAATTAGTATGGCAAAGAAAAAAGAAACTTTTTATCCAAAAGTGTAAATAATGATTGAAGAATATATTTTGGTGGGTTTTTAAAAAATGAATTTAGCATTATGAGTTTACTATCATGAGTATTCAGATATGAGTCTTCAGTCCCGTGATGCCGTTATTATTGATTGCGTCCGTACGCCTATGGGTAAGACTAAAAATGGCATGTACCGTAACGTGCGTGCAGAAATGTTATCAGCTGCATTAGTGAATGCATTGTTTGAGCGAAACCCAAATGTGGATCCATCTGAAGTTGAAGATGTTATTTGGGGTTGCGTAAATCAAACGTTGGAGCAAGGTTGGAATATTGCACGTTACATTTCATTGATGACAAAAATTCCCAACACTGCAGGTGGCCAAACTGTTAATCGTTTATGTGGATCTTCCATGCAATCGATTCACTCAGCAGCGCAAGCAATCTATGCAAACTGCGGAGATGTATTTGTAATAGGCGGTGTTGAACACATGGGACATGTAGGCATGACGCATGGCTGGGATCATAATCCAGCATCCAGCAAGTACACGGCTAAAGCTTCAAACATGATGGGACTTACGGCTGAATTACTTGCTATGCAGCATGGCATCAGTAGAGAAGATCAAGATAAGTTTGGTCTGCGTTCCCATCAATGTGCGCATGCTGCAACCATCGAAGGTCGTTTTAAAAATGAAATTGTTCCTATTGAAGGACATGATGAGAACGGCTTTAAACAATTATGTGAAATAGATGAAGTGATACGGCCCGAAACATCGTTAGAAAAACTAGCTGCATTACGCCCGGTATTTAAACCCAGTGGCGGGACAGTCACCGCGGGTACTTCTTCAGCGCTTTCAGACGGCGCTTCAGCAATGATTATTATGTCAGCAGAACGTGCACAAGCATTAAATTTAAAACCTAAAGCAAAAGTTAAATCCATGGCTGTTGCAGGCGTTGATCCTGCAATTATGGGATACGGTCCTGTACCCGCTACGCAAAAAGCTTTAAAGCGTGCAGGTTTGAGTGTTGATGATATTGAATATGTTGAGCTTAACGAAGCGTTTGCTGCACAATCGTTGCCTGTGCTTAAAGATTTAGGCTTGCTAGATAAAGTGGATGACAAAGTTAACTTAAATGGTGGTGCTATAGCACTTGGGCATCCACTAGGTTGTTCGGGTGCCAGAATCAGCACCACCTTGTTACATATAATGGAAGACAAAGGTGCTACATTAGGTTTGGCGACAATGTGCATCGGTTTAGGGCAGGGAATAGCGACAGTTTACGAGAGTGTTTAAATAATCTATTGCGTCTTAACGAGTGCGGCTTATTGCTCCATAGTTTCTCATTTTATTCTGAAGTTGAAATAATATTCCTTAAAGTAGTCTATTGGGTTGGGAATATTTAGCTGTTAAATTTATATCTTATCTGTGCTCGTTATTTACCCACATTGCTTTGCCTGCATTGTTGCTCTGAATTTATTTGAATCGGATAATGTGTGGCTTTTTATACATATTTAATAACGATACTGCCAACTCTGCTTAAGGACTGAGCGAATGAGAAATATTTCTATCCCACCTAGTACTAAAAGTATTATTAAAAAACGTATGGCATCCTTGGCGATCTTTGTGATGCTTGGTGCACTACTGATTTACGAAGAGCCTACGATTGAAATTGCTTGGGTAACGGCAATTTTATTGCTGACAATTTATTTATTTGCGTTTGAAGTGGTCGACGTCGATATAGCAGCTATTACGATCATGGTCTTGCTTGGATTAACAAGTTTATTTGCGCCGATAATGGGTTTAGAACAAGGCTTAGTAGACACTGCACATTTGTTTGATGGCTTTTCGAGTAATGCGGTAATGTCGATCATAGCAGTTATGATCATTGGTGCAGGTTTGGATAAAACGGGAATTATGAGCAAGGTTGCAGCGTTTATTCTAAATATCGGTGGAACTTCAGAAAAACGTATTATTCCAATTATTTCTGGCACAGTTGCATTCATTTCTTCGTTTATGCAAAACGTTGGTGCAGCAGCGCTTTTTCTACCGGTCGTGTCACGGATTTCTTCTCGCGCTAAATTGCCGATGTCGCGTTTATTGATGCCAATGGGTTTTTGCGCAATTTTGGGTGGAACGGTGACAATGATAGGTTCATCACCACTTATCTTATTAAACGATTTAATTATAACTTCAAACTCTGCGCTTGCAGCGGATCAGCAAATGCAGACTTGGAGTTTGTTTTCGGTAACACCTGTAGGTATTGCATTAGTAGCCACTGGTATTTTGTATTTTGTTATCTTTGGCCGGTTTGTTTTACCAGTTTCTAAAACAGAAAGTTCCACATCTAGCGGAAATACTATGAGTTATTTTCATGATGTGTACGGTGTTAATTACGATCTATATGAAGTGGTCGTACCAGAAGGCAGTGACATAATAGGTAAGCGTCTCGATGACTTTGAAGACAAATATCAGTTGCGTGTTATTGCGACTAAACAATCTGGTCACGCCACTCGAGTAGGTCCAGGTGCATTAGATCGAGACACAGGACTGAGTGCAGGCATGGTACTTGGAATAACGGCAGAGCCAGATTATCTTGATCATTTTATTCAAAAATATAATTTAAAAAGACGTCCTCAGTTGCGTACTTTTTCAGAAGATCTGGCGAGTAATAAGGCAGGTATTGCAGAAATAGTTATTCCACCCGGTTCAAAATTAATTGGTCAGAGTGCACGTGATATTTGGATGCGTAAGACCTATGGTATTTCGATGATCACCATGCACAGAGATGGTCATACAATGCGAGAAGTTGAAGATATTCGTAACATTCCTTATCACTCTGGCGACACATTAGTAGTGCATACCACTTGGGAAGCCTTAATGCGTCTGGAGAAAGATAGTAATTTTGTTGTGATTACTAGTGAATATCCGCATGAAGAATTGCGTCCTAATAAAGTGTTGTGGGCAGGTATATTCTTTTTAATCGCGCTTTCATTGGTGTTGTTTACTGAAATTCGTTTATCGATTGCATTGTTGACCGGGGCTATCGGTATGGTGTTGTCCGGTGTTCTACGCATAAATGAAGCTTACGAAGCGGTATCTTGGAAAACAGTATTTTTATTAGCAAGCTTGATTCCGCTTGGAATGGCTGTCGAGCAAACCGGTACCGCAAAATGGATTGCCGACCAAACATTGTTAGTCGTAGGGGACATGCCGATATGGGTGATTCAAGCGGCGATGGCAGTGTTAGCAACTTTCTTTACATTAGTAATGTCGAATGTGGGTGCTACAGTTTTGTTAGTGCCACTTGCGGTGAATATTGCTATTGGTGTTGGGGCAAATCCAGCGCTTTTTGCACTTACCGTCGCAATCGCCACATCGAATTCATTTCTTATCCCGACTCACCAAGTTAATGCTTTGATTATGGGCCCAGGTGGTTACCGTGTTCCTGATTTCATGCGTGCGGGTGGGATTATGACCATCTTATTTCTAATTGTTTCGGTAACTATGCTTAATCTGTTGTACTAAGGTTATGCAGTACTAGCTTTTTATTAAATGCTAGTCCCCAACTCCTAACATTTCTAAGATTTCGTCAATATAATCAAGTAAGGCGCAGGCCATCATATCGTCTTGCTTCTTATCGCCAATTTTAGAAAGTGCTGATAAAGCTGTTGTAATTTTATCAGTATCTTGTTTAGAAGTTTGGCCAGATAATTGATTGGTGCGACTGATGTGTTCTTGTAAATTATCTAAATGAATTTTTGCAGCAGCTTGGTCACGTTCATCATTTAGAATTTGCGGAAAATAGATTTGTGCTTGGGTAGTGAATTCTGCGATTGCTTCATGTACACCAGGTTGGAGATATTCATCTAGCTCTTCATTAAGAGGAGGGATGTATGACTCATCACTAGGATCTAGGTTGAAATTTTCTTTGCTGTTGTTTTTTTTATTCATTAGTTAATTTAATGTGAAATGCATCACATTTTGTAATAGTTGGTGTACACATATGTACAAATACGTTAATTATTGGATAGTAGCCTAGTTTTAAATGCTTGGTAACTTTGGAGTGAACTCTTGTGAAATCAGTCAGATTGATGCCTGTTTCACATTTTGCCTTGCCTTAAATGTGTACTATCTCAATCTAGTGTTGAGTTGGTTTACTTAAGGGCTGTGCCACGTAGTACTGTCCGGTAATCAAGGATGTTTAGCACTTACCAAGGAGGTACCATGTTAGCGACTAGTTTTATGTTAATTGTCTGGTTAATGGGTTTTCTATTCATTTCTACTGGATTAGAGAAATCTCAACAATTACACAATGGTGAATTAACGATCTATCCAGAAAAGCGTTTAGCTTTTGGTGTGGGTTTGGTTGCTTATATTGGAATTTCCCTTGTGATAGCCATTACATTTGTCCTTTAAGCTTATAAAACAGTTAAAGCCTAAATATATAGTTTTTTCGTGGTATTGGTTGTCTTTTCTAGACACCTTTAAATTTTAAAACCTGTCCGTTGTTACACCATCGCTGACCTGTCGGCAGTGGGCCATCCATGATGAGGTGTCCATGATGTCCGGCACAGCGAGCACATCGATAGCCCGTTTTAGGCCACATACCTTTTAAATCAGTATAGGTTTCTAAATGTCCATGTATATGGTCGCTGAAGCTTGGCCAGCCAGTATTACTGTCATATTTCATGTCTGCTGTGAATAATTCTAAATCACAGCCTTGGCAGCTATATGTGCCAACTTCATAAAAATTTGTGTACTGGCTAGAAAATCTTGGTTCTGTCGCTCCCGTGCGCAGGATGGCATATTGAGTCGGAGTTAATTGCTCATGCCAAAACTTATCGTCTTTTTGCCATTTCTTAATATGCGGCGATGCTTTA
It contains:
- the sat gene encoding sulfate adenylyltransferase, producing MIKPHGSDTLTPLFVKDEATRKQLEKEAEGLPSIIVSSAAAANAVMLGAGYFTPLTGFMTAADAVSVADKMQTSSGLFWPTPVLNLVQHASVIGDAKRIALRDPNVEGNPVLAIQDIESIEELSDAQVANITEKVYRTTDPDHIGAATFMSLGKTVLSGPIQVLNYSYFSEEFKGTFKTAGEIRDEIEERGWNTVVGFQTRNPMHRAHEELCKMAQESVNADGVLIHMLLGKLKEGDIPAPVRDAAIRKMVEVYFPPNSVMVTGYGFDMLYAGPREGVLHAVFRQNCGCTHFIIGRDHAGVGDYYGAFDAQTIFDDEVPDDALDIKIFRADHTAYSKKLNKVVMMRDAPDHEKDDFVLLSGTKVRGMLAAGEDLPKEFARPEVAKILMEYYQSIS
- the fadA gene encoding acetyl-CoA C-acyltransferase FadA is translated as MSLQSRDAVIIDCVRTPMGKTKNGMYRNVRAEMLSAALVNALFERNPNVDPSEVEDVIWGCVNQTLEQGWNIARYISLMTKIPNTAGGQTVNRLCGSSMQSIHSAAQAIYANCGDVFVIGGVEHMGHVGMTHGWDHNPASSKYTAKASNMMGLTAELLAMQHGISREDQDKFGLRSHQCAHAATIEGRFKNEIVPIEGHDENGFKQLCEIDEVIRPETSLEKLAALRPVFKPSGGTVTAGTSSALSDGASAMIIMSAERAQALNLKPKAKVKSMAVAGVDPAIMGYGPVPATQKALKRAGLSVDDIEYVELNEAFAAQSLPVLKDLGLLDKVDDKVNLNGGAIALGHPLGCSGARISTTLLHIMEDKGATLGLATMCIGLGQGIATVYESV
- a CDS encoding peptide-methionine (R)-S-oxide reductase, which codes for MNKRNFLIVAGGFALFTALQLSSTQNRVAIKASPHIKKWQKDDKFWHEQLTPTQYAILRTGATEPRFSSQYTNFYEVGTYSCQGCDLELFTADMKYDSNTGWPSFSDHIHGHLETYTDLKGMWPKTGYRCARCAGHHGHLIMDGPLPTGQRWCNNGQVLKFKGV
- a CDS encoding DUF3379 family protein — protein: MSMDTICLETRRELTTDPSCRNSDVLQHLSSCEECTLFLQKLKPFDDKLKSAINIDVPEGLESRIILAQRMAQTEENIEGENVISINQASKKDKNSGRRDFRWMSLAAALVLAVGLSLGMFKLGESHGVQNEVLAHIDSHLMELEVDDNIQLASLNNVLQEHGLSANENIGYVRHVSNCPIDGKMVPHLVVADDQGKAVTVMYIPWEDSTKRSPFKNDRFNGILVGAQKGSFVIVSEDPNSLQPMEDRVMNAMEVKI
- a CDS encoding SLC13 family permease; translation: MRNISIPPSTKSIIKKRMASLAIFVMLGALLIYEEPTIEIAWVTAILLLTIYLFAFEVVDVDIAAITIMVLLGLTSLFAPIMGLEQGLVDTAHLFDGFSSNAVMSIIAVMIIGAGLDKTGIMSKVAAFILNIGGTSEKRIIPIISGTVAFISSFMQNVGAAALFLPVVSRISSRAKLPMSRLLMPMGFCAILGGTVTMIGSSPLILLNDLIITSNSALAADQQMQTWSLFSVTPVGIALVATGILYFVIFGRFVLPVSKTESSTSSGNTMSYFHDVYGVNYDLYEVVVPEGSDIIGKRLDDFEDKYQLRVIATKQSGHATRVGPGALDRDTGLSAGMVLGITAEPDYLDHFIQKYNLKRRPQLRTFSEDLASNKAGIAEIVIPPGSKLIGQSARDIWMRKTYGISMITMHRDGHTMREVEDIRNIPYHSGDTLVVHTTWEALMRLEKDSNFVVITSEYPHEELRPNKVLWAGIFFLIALSLVLFTEIRLSIALLTGAIGMVLSGVLRINEAYEAVSWKTVFLLASLIPLGMAVEQTGTAKWIADQTLLVVGDMPIWVIQAAMAVLATFFTLVMSNVGATVLLVPLAVNIAIGVGANPALFALTVAIATSNSFLIPTHQVNALIMGPGGYRVPDFMRAGGIMTILFLIVSVTMLNLLY
- the fadB gene encoding fatty acid oxidation complex subunit alpha FadB, giving the protein MIFSGNAIKVDYIQDSIANLVFDLEGESINKLSKTVVEQLGDAVSVIEDNENISALIISSNKDVFIVGADVTEFLGFFKLTEKEFVQWIEATQALFNRIEDLPIPTVTAINGYALGGGCELALTTDYRVMAYSARIGLPEVKLGIFPGWGGSVRLPRLIGADNALDWICTGDQKKAQEAFKCHAVDSIVDVDQLQSAAMHIVQQCLDGKLDYQKRKQEKRQPLQLSQLESIMAFESAKAVVAAKAGRHFPAPLAAIETVQHHATMLRDEAMQVEAHGFVKMAKTKVARNLVGLFLNDQRIKKVSRGYSKQAHAVKQAAVLGAGIMGGGIAYQSACKDIPIVMKDIKQEALELGKSEAGGLLLKQVKRGKIKPEEVTDTLAKIDTTLSYGDFANVDLVVEAVIENKNIKSSVLVEVEQQVKSDCILTSNTSTISITELALSLQRPEQFCGMHFFNPVYRMPLVEVIRGEKSSEAAIATTVAYAEAMGKTPIVVNDCAGFLVNRVLFPYFAGFDALVRDGIDIQRIDKIMENFGWPMGPAYLLDVVGIDTAHHASEVMAEAYPDRMSKEFKSATDALYETERYGQKNNVGFYKYELDKRGKQKKIADENAVRIIETVRVNSLDVSDEEIVDRMMIPMCMETVRCVEEGVVDHPLDADMGLILGIAFPTFRGGALRYIEEMGVQEFCERAGKYSHISPIYAPTKGLISMAKKKETFYPKV